The Vibrio sp. SNU_ST1 genome has a segment encoding these proteins:
- a CDS encoding cobyrinate a,c-diamide synthase produces MSTAYCSALVVGAPSSGSGKTTVVAALARALVQQGKKVRVFKTGPDFIDPQFLSIASDTPTYQLDLWMCGEAECQHLIYQAAQEADVILIEGVMGMFDGKCSSADIAAKFNLPMLAVVDAGAMAQTFGAIVNGLSTFRDDVDVFGVVANRVGSERHAEMLKESLKPETEFCGWLPKDMDLSLPERHLGLVQAQELDDIEERFNHAAKLLLKHGDIPLPPVQAFEKPEHVLPIRSESLSGHTIAVARDKSFAFLYQANLDLLVELGATLSFFSPLAHDDLPECDGLYLPGGYPELHMDKLALNHVLKQQIITHIEQGKPCLAECGGMLYLNKALTDLESQTENMVGALNARATMQKKLAALGILEANFDGQMLRGHTFHYSKTDSKETVLTQPESQYGRPTDPVWIKHRTIASYAHWYFPYNPDLVAKIFKGKFY; encoded by the coding sequence ATGTCTACAGCTTATTGTTCTGCCCTAGTGGTAGGTGCTCCTTCTTCTGGAAGCGGAAAAACAACCGTGGTCGCCGCTTTAGCAAGAGCTTTGGTTCAACAAGGAAAGAAAGTTCGAGTCTTCAAAACTGGGCCTGATTTTATTGACCCACAATTTTTATCTATTGCATCAGATACGCCCACCTACCAATTAGATTTATGGATGTGTGGCGAAGCAGAATGCCAACACTTAATTTATCAAGCCGCTCAAGAAGCGGATGTGATTCTCATTGAAGGCGTAATGGGCATGTTTGATGGCAAATGCTCCAGTGCTGATATTGCCGCTAAATTTAACCTTCCGATGCTGGCCGTCGTTGATGCTGGCGCAATGGCACAAACGTTTGGAGCCATTGTTAATGGCTTATCGACATTCCGTGATGACGTGGATGTATTTGGTGTAGTTGCCAACCGCGTAGGTTCAGAACGTCACGCTGAAATGCTAAAAGAAAGCCTAAAACCTGAAACCGAGTTTTGTGGTTGGTTACCAAAAGACATGGATTTGTCGCTGCCAGAACGCCACTTAGGTTTAGTACAAGCACAAGAGTTAGATGACATAGAGGAGCGATTTAATCACGCAGCCAAGCTACTACTAAAACATGGTGATATACCACTTCCTCCTGTACAAGCGTTTGAAAAACCAGAACATGTACTTCCTATCAGAAGTGAATCTTTATCGGGCCATACCATTGCTGTTGCTCGAGACAAGAGTTTTGCTTTTTTGTATCAAGCCAACCTTGATCTGCTGGTTGAATTAGGCGCAACATTGTCATTCTTCTCACCGCTGGCACATGATGATTTACCAGAGTGTGACGGCTTGTATTTACCGGGAGGATACCCAGAATTACACATGGATAAGTTAGCGCTCAATCATGTTCTGAAACAACAAATCATTACCCACATTGAACAAGGAAAACCCTGCCTAGCCGAATGTGGCGGAATGCTGTACCTGAACAAAGCTCTAACCGATTTAGAAAGCCAAACAGAAAATATGGTTGGCGCATTAAATGCCAGAGCAACGATGCAGAAGAAGCTAGCTGCGCTTGGGATCCTAGAAGCTAATTTCGATGGTCAAATGCTGCGTGGTCATACTTTCCATTATTCAAAAACAGACAGTAAAGAAACCGTGCTAACTCAGCCTGAATCTCAATATGGTAGGCCAACCGATCCTGTTTGGATAAAACACAGAACCATCGCTTCTTACGCACATTGGTACTTCCCGTATAACCCTGATTTGGTAGCGAAAATATTCAAAGGAAAGTTTTATTAA